The DNA region CCCACGGTCTGGAGTTTTTTCCTCGAAGGAGTTAAGAATTCAATGACGAATTCTATCGCGGTGCGCGCCACCGGTTCTGCCAGGACTTGCGGTATAGGAACAGCCATCGCGGCGACTAAGACGGCTGCCAGAAAGCGAAAGATTGCGGCATATTCTCTTTGAAGGGGCCGTCCAACTCTAGGTCTAGAGAATGTCATGATCTATCTCCTCTCGCCTGCGGCGACCGGACTGGCCCGAACACGCCGAAGCCATGACTTGCTCGCTGCTGGCTGCCAATAGAAGTTCACCAACATCGAGCTTTACTCACAACGAAGAACTGCGGCTCATTCGTGGAATTGCCCGAGCCCTTTGATTCACCACTAAGTCAGACGTAAATCTCGACCCGCATAATGCAACTCTCAAAGAATAGTTCTCGGTTGGTGACCGCCAGTGACGAATTCGCAGTACATCTTCTCGCGCACGTGAGCCGCCCGTCAGGTAGTAAGAATGCAGACTGGAAGGGACGACTTTCTCAATCCGGGCTGATTGCGACAGAATCAACCACAATTGCTTTGAGTATTTTTCGCAAGCGTCAGCTTAAATCTTTAGGCGTGGAAAGTCCAGAAACTATTTACAGCATTAACTGAGAATATTCACTAAGCCGATTCTGTGAAATTGATACCGCTCAGTTGCAAGAGTGTGCGCATGTGCCTGTTCGCGCTGAGGGCACAAGTGCCGTCGAGCAGTGCGACTTCAAGAACCGATCTTCAATCTCGCTACCCGCTTAGTTTGGACCGTCTTGGCATGGAAGGACCGCCACGGAAGTCAAAGCGATCGAGTTGTTGACCTTAGCGCGTGGCCCCGAGCTTCACCCGTCCGTCTGAACTGACACCAGTTACTCGCTCCACGCCTTCGAACGCTACGGCCAAGAGTTCAATCTCCCGGCTTTCGCCGGCGCCAAGTGTCAGCACTTCGCCCCGCGCCGCGGCGCGCGACAGCACCGGCAACGTCGCGCAGGGCTCAAGCGCGATGTTGTAGGTCGCACTCCACCAGGGATAATCGCGCCCGCCCCGGTAGACTTGCCAGTACCATAACTGCTTAAACACATCCGCCGGATATCGCAACGCGAACCCGACCCCGACACGCATGTTTGTCACCGCGTACCAGCCGTCGGTGATTCCTTCAAGAAACACCATGTCGCTCGCGGCCACATCGGGTCCGGGAATCAGCGAAAGATCGACCGGCCTGCCGTCGATGCCTAATGCTGCAGGCCAGTCGGTTAACTGGTCAGGCGCCAATCTCGACGTGGCAGGTGTGAAATCAGCAATGGTCCGAATGCGACAGTTCGGCAAGTCCACTCGGCAGCTCTCGTCGATGAACGGCCAGCCGAACGCCGGATGATGGCCCCAGGTGAAGTTCACTTCCTGCCCACCCTCGTTCGTCAGGAGTTCGCGTATGCGCAGCACCGCCTCGCCGCGACGCAGGCTCACAGTCTTCACCAGATGAAACGGCGTACGGACTGTGCGGACGTCGAATCGAACTTCGATCTCGTCGGGTTCATCCTTAATTATCGCGTAGCGCCATGGCAGCAGCAGGACTTCGCCGTGTTGTCCGACCTCCGCGCCCTGATGCAACGAAAGGTTGCCGCAGTTCGGAAACAGCTCTTGCCAGCCGCCTTCGTAGTAGTCCATATGCGC from Acidobacteriota bacterium includes:
- a CDS encoding aldose 1-epimerase, with the protein product MSYQTYRHNRNYGCRITEMVLEGHRCVALENEKLRVTIIADKGTDIYEFLYKPRDVDFMWRTWVGLRERSHFVPTSSRAGGAHMDYYEGGWQELFPNCGNLSLHQGAEVGQHGEVLLLPWRYAIIKDEPDEIEVRFDVRTVRTPFHLVKTVSLRRGEAVLRIRELLTNEGGQEVNFTWGHHPAFGWPFIDESCRVDLPNCRIRTIADFTPATSRLAPDQLTDWPAALGIDGRPVDLSLIPGPDVAASDMVFLEGITDGWYAVTNMRVGVGFALRYPADVFKQLWYWQVYRGGRDYPWWSATYNIALEPCATLPVLSRAAARGEVLTLGAGESREIELLAVAFEGVERVTGVSSDGRVKLGATR